A region of the Silene latifolia isolate original U9 population chromosome 9, ASM4854445v1, whole genome shotgun sequence genome:
ACCCAGAGTACGAGTCGACCCTAGAAGATTCCTTCGGGCCTTGGGACCTAAAGACAGATGGCTTCTTTTCAAGTAACATAAAAACACAGATGTCCCTCGTTCCTCTTCCTGACTCTGAGTCAACCTCAACACGTGGATATATTTTTGGTGAAAATAAGGGCCACTACTCATCCCAGCCATCTACACCAACTCAGCCCATTGATGATCATACTCCTCTTGAGCCTGATGATCGTTTGGATCCGGTGGACACGGcaggacggaaaataaagtttgtATATAAACGCAAGGTACCTCTTGGCTTTAACTGTTGTAGTAGGCCCAAATTTAAATGTTCTAACAGGCCCAAATTTTTAGACTTATCTAGTCCTGTTGATTTTCCACGTCTATCTCCCCTTGAGATGATGTTGGCTTTTTTGGGCCTAAAAATTTTTTCTTATTCCTGGCCCAAAGCACCAAATTTAGCTGGCCTGGATCAGATTTCAAAGAAGAGGATTTTTCCATTTGAGGAATTGTCTATATCTCAATTTCCCTGCAAACGTTTAAAAGATAAGTTTACTTTTTCTCTGGAATCTTACCCTCAAACTTATTTTACGTTACCTTCCTCCTCTTCTTCTGTTTCCGGTTCCAGCGCTGAAGATTATGATTACGTTTGGGGTTTGGTGGTGGACCTTAATTCACCACCAGGGGATAAATGACTGCCTTTTGCTGGAATTGTAGGGGATTTGGTGAGACGGATGATCCTACAATTCCATACCTCCATCACTGTATCCGTAAATTTCATCCGGCCATTTTGTTTTTGCAAGAGACTCACTCTACTGTGACCGTAGCCGCTATGAAGACTAGTCATCTTGGTTTTCCAAACTTCTGTGGGGTTGACTCATTAGGGCGTAGTGGAGGCCTTTTTTTGTGCTGGGATGACTCTGTAGATATTAGTGTCTTGTGTACTGACACGCGTTTTATCTTTTGTAAGCTTTCCATAGAAGCTCCACCTTGTACAAAAAAATCGATGTTTGTAATGTTTATATATGGGGAACCTGCCTTAGCCTACCGTTGTGTTGTTTGGGAACGCTTTTCGGAGGTTATTTCTGGTCATTCCCCTTTTCTGATAATAGGCGACTTTAACCAAGTCGAGTTACATTGTGACAAGTTGGGTGGCTCACCTACGATACGTGGACAAGACGAATTCCTTGCTTGGAAACTTCAAAATGAACTCATTGACGTTCCTTTCTTTGGGCCACGCTTCACTTGGACAAATTCGCAAAAGAATGCAGATTGTATTTTTGAAAAGCTTGATCGAGCTTATGCAACACAAGACTGGTTTCAGATTTTCCCGAATGCTTCTTTACTCCATTTACCAATACTCATTTCTGATCATGCTCCGATTATTTTAAGATTTTCTCAGTTTGCTACACCTTCTAAGTGACCATACCGAGTGGACAACTGGTGTCTATCCAATCCAGAAGTCATGGATTTGGTTACACTTGGTTGGAATACTCCGGTCACCGGTTCATCAATGTATGTTCTCTCAAGAAAGCTCGCTTCGGCTCGTTATGCTATTCTCTGTTGGGTTATTCAACACAGACTTTCTCATGGCATCAATTGGTCATCTGTGGAATCGAAACTGGACAGCCCTTCAGACACTATCGTCAATTCTTTCACGGCAAATACATATCAAACTGTACGTTCCGAACAATTGCAGCGCATCCACGAGCAGCATCAGTACTGGCTTCAACGAGTTAAATTGCGTAAGGAAATTTTGGATGGACTTCCCACTAGATTCCTGTTCAATAGAGTAAAACAACGATCTTCTAAGCAACGTATTCTAGCACTGCGGACTTCTGACGGTACATGGATTCATGATTCAGCTGATATTGAAATGGAAGTAACTGGGTACTTCAAGTCGCTTTTAGGACCTCCTTCACCTCATAATCCTGCCTTTCCAGTTGATAATTATGATCCATTCCTAAACCCACTTGATCTACCATCCCTTACTTCTCAGGATTGTGCAATTCTCTCTGCCCCTTTCACGGATATGGATGTTCTTCGTGCTCTTCGCAATATGGAAGGTTCTAAATCACCTGGTCCGGATGGTATTACTCCGAGATTTTTCCAAGTATACTAGCCGCAAATTGGTTCTCTAGTTACAAGTGCTATTTTGCGTTTCCTAAATACGGGAGTCATGTTGAAAGAATGGAATTCTACTCACGTTGTTCTCCTTCCAAAAGTCGATCAGCCAGAGATGGTCTCTCAATTTCGACCAATCAGCCTCTGTAATGTGGTTTACCGGCTTGCTTCTAAATGCTTAGCTAATCGCATCAAATTTGTTATTTTTTCACTTATTTCGGATTCACAGCAAGCTTTTGTGCCGGGGAGATTAATGTCAGACAGCTCAGTCATTGCTCATGAAATTATACATTACCTCAACAAGACTAAAAAAGGTTCTAGTTGTTATGCGGTGCTTAAGTTGGATATGCACAAGGCTTTTGATCGTGTTTCCTGGCATTTCCTTATGGAGGTCATGCGTCATATGCGATTCCCAACTGCTTGGCGTAGTCTTATATGGGAATGTATTTCTACTGTTTATTATCGGATTCTAATTAATGGAGAGCCTTCTTCGGTTATAACTCCGACATGTGGTCTATGACAAGGTGATCCGTTGTCCtcgtatttatttattatttgcatGGAGGTTTAATCTCGGCAGCTTGCTCGAGCTGAGAAGATGAGGATGCTCACGGGTTTAAAAATTTCCCGTTATGCTCCAACCATTTCACACTTATTCTATGCGGATGATGCACTTATATGCTACAAAGCTGCCCCAAAAGCATTTGAAACCCTAAGGGATTTGTTCAAAGACTTTGAATCGGCTTCGGGACAGATGATTAACCTTAATAAGTCTTTTATTAAGTTTAGCCCAAATTCTCCGTCTGATTTTAAATCACATTTAACCTCTATACTTAAGATGCAGAGTTCCTCTACCTTTGGTACTTACCTGGGTGTTCCTATTGACATCCCAAGAAACCGCTCTCAAGTATTTCATCCTTATATTGACAACTTGACGACTCGAATTTCATCGCTATCTTCCCTGCATCTTACTCAATCAAGTAAGCTTTTGGTCATCTCTGGCGTTCTATTTGCTTCGTTCTATCACCTGATGGCGGCTCTTCCATTCCCACTCGGGATTTGTCGGAAAATTGACTCTCTAATTGCTGCGTTTTGGTGGCGCCATGATTGGAAAAGGCATTCTATTCATTGGCTGAAGCGTGAGACTCTACAGGCACCAAAAGAATATGGCGGTTTAGGTATTAAAAACACTCTTCTTCTGAGTCAAGCAATGCTAGTTAAAAACTTCTGGCGAATCCACCTACATCCAAATGGTTTGCTTGCTAAGTATCTTGTTCCTAAATATGGTCGGGACTTACCTATACCTACTGCCAAGTCTCGTGTCTCAAACTCATCTTTCCTTTGGAAAGGTATCTGTCGTGCGGTTGATGAGATTTCCTCGGGAATTTGCTGGAAAATTGGAAACGAAAAACAGGCAAACTTGTTTAACAGCCGTTGGGTGCAAGGTACTGTTCCTATTCGGAATAGGACAGACACGGAACCTGATCCTAGTTTATTGGATTTGCTACATCCTTCCGGTGATTGGAACACTTCTGCTATTTTCCGGCGCTTTGCTCCAGCTACAGCTAAATTAATTATCACAATGGAACCTCCGCTTCTTGATACGGACGATTTCCTTTATTGGAAATACACTGAGGATGGTAGCTACTCGGTTAAAATAGGCTATTTGCACCTTTGGCTTAAATCTAATACTTCGTCCTCATCCTTGAAGTCTTCTTTTCCATGGTCTTGCATATGGAAATCACCTGGTTCACTTAAATTTCCCCTCTTGCTGTGGCGCCTTGCACACAATATAATGCCTACTTCAGCTAATCTTAAGGAACGCGGAGTGTCTCTCGGTCTCACTTGCCATTTCTGCGGCTCTTCAGAGGAAAATGCAGACCACTTATTCCGCTCTTGCAACATTACTCAACATGTATGGCAATCATCGATGCTTGGTCTCACTTCCCACGCAAATGTGACGGTACCTTTTTCTCACTGGTTGGCTGATTTAGTGTACTACTTTTCGCATCATACATCAAGTGCTTTTGATCCTCTTCTTTATTTCGGCTGTGTCTTGCAAGCAAGCTGGTCGGTCGGAAATTCCATAATTTTCCAACAGTGTCCGGTGGATCCTTCACGAATATGCCAACTTGCTGAACATCTCTTGTCTTCCCATAACAAATTCCCGGAAACGTGGAGCTCTCTAGCCGGTTTATTTTCGTTACCTCAAGCTCCTGCACCAAGCCGACAGCCTACCCACAACAGCTTTGAATCTGTTAGTTTCTATGTGTTGGTCCGTAGATTAAATCCGAATAACGGCTACCGTACGTCCATCTCAGATTCTCATACAGGAGAAGAGTATACTACCCTTATCAGAGCCGACAATATGCTACATGCTTCGACAAGAGCTTTACTAATCGCAATGCGAAAGGCCCGGTCAGCGGCCTTTACCTCTGCCTCTTTTTACATTTCATGTCGTAAACTATCAGCTGTTCTGGTACGTTCACTGCCAGTACCAATTAGTGTGCGGAATTCTATTCATGAAATTCGCCACCTTTTCGTCATTTACCCCTTCTGGTCTGTTAGTTTAGCTACTGGGTAATATGTTATGTATTTGTACTTCTTTGTTTTAATATAATCGgtttattgttgtcaaaaaaaaaaaaatcaattactactatttgagaaaaaaaattgtcaACCGTCATCTTTAATTTTAAAGTTTTGTTTTTTTACGAAAATCTAAAATAAATCATAACTTGGATCTTAGATTTTCAAATGGCCATTTTCTTTGATCAAAGTATAAATTCGGAGAGATAATCACTTTGACAAATGTTGAGTTTATTGACccggtacttaagagggggagAGGGTGAATTAAGTACCTATTAAAAATTCGAGCGGAAGCAATAGTCTCGTTTAATTAAGAATCAGTACTCGGGCTAATTAAACAGTCGCGATGTCTGTTTAAACGAAGTAAATCGTGCTGTACTGTTCTGATTGCAACGAGTTATGAAGTAACTaaaaacaaacaagaaaataAAGAGCGATAAAAGCACGAGACACAagatttttaacgtggttcgacctacactctaaaggtctacgtccaccTCTCTCTTATTAATATTTTCTTTATAATCAAACTCAATTACAAAGAAAATCCCCACGATCAACCCCGAtcgtgcgactcgagtacaaccccgtaCCCCAAAAACTCTCTCTCACAAAGTGAAAAATTACACAAAGAtttgtctccttatatggttcaacaatAGGAACAATGGAGAACAAAAAACAGCCTTATGAATATATAACTTGCGTACTCAAAACTCAATCCACAATTACGGCTTCAAAAAAAATTTGCAAACTGAAAATTTACGCTGAAAAGACAATTTTGCAAAAGCTTCTTTCAGAAACTGAACGAGACAAAAGCAATTTCCTCAAACTTTGAAAAACAAGTTTTGCACTCAAAAATATTCTCGTATATATTGTCCATCTGCAGCCAAGATTTGTTCACCTTATATAAATATTCAAATATTGACTAAATCAAATCTTTTCAATCAAGCAACCAATTTTCAACAAAATCTTTGACTGATAATTTAGTTGCCTTCAAAGACACAAACTCCTCAAAAAGTTAAGATATTATCTTGAGCAAATAAAGGAAGTTCCAACGGAATAAATCTTTCCAAAACAATTATTTAGCAAAAATATTTTATCTTGGAAATTAATTTGTTCAAAAGATAAGCCGTAATTATTGGACCGAATAAGAATAAGCACAAGATATATATTCTTACAATTTTTCTAGACACGGACCAAGACTCATCCAACGCTCCACCCGTCTTCATTTCCGAGCAAATGAAATACTTTTGGACCTGTCATACACATGTCTAGCACATACTATTAATTAGGCGGGATATAAAAATGaaaggacttgtcatcatcaacaactagatgcaacaaattccccctttgatgatggcaagtccctAAATAAAATTTCCCCCTCAACAATAGAATACTTCTGCAAACATTCAAGAAAATCCAAGACAGTAATAACGAATAGAAATAGGAAACAAATATGATCAGTGAAATGACTAAACCAAAGTCTAGAACACAGTGagaaagatcgtcacaatcaaaAGTCTTAATCCAGATAGCTACTAAGTACTAGAAGTCCTaaatctttccccctcttgacatcatcaaaaggagaggAACGATAAAAAAATGTTAGTGTAGAGTACCATAGTCAAGGAGGCCTCAATGCAACTACCGGACACAGTCAAAATAGACATCATTATAGCTAGTACCGACCATGAGACAGAGTATTAAGCATACAGTCTTAGCAAAAGATAACATAAGCAAAATAAAAGAGGTGAGGTGAGGTCAGGTTAAATCAAGGTGGAGGAGGTAGACGAGCTATAAGGCACTCAATAAGGTCAGGTAAAGCGAGAAGTGGGGTAAGGACAGATTTGATGAGCTCGACGTCAGCTGCAAGTGTTCCCAAGCGACCAGTCAAGATGTCATGGATAGCCCTCAACTGAGACGAGATACCACGAATAGTACTAGCACTGCATCCCGCCCCTGCATAGCCGTCACCACTCAACCCAACCAACTTATCGTCAACAATGCGAAGATGCATTTGACCCAGCAACCCATCCGTCATACAATCCTTCATTGAGACACAGTAACCATCAGAAGGCAATACTTTCTTCTGCCACATAATGTGAGATAACCATATACCATACGGGAGCTCCCTTTTAGTCTGAGTCACCTTTCTCGACTTCTTCTTAGTGACAGCAATCACACCCGTCTGTACCTCGGCCGCAACTTCCTTTATGTGGAAAAGCATGAGAGAAGCCAAGTTCACAGGACGCCCAATCATCAAGCAGAACAGAACCATCAAATCAGGAATAGAACAATAACCGCGAGAGTGTGTGCGGGGTAAAATAGTGCGGTGAATGCAATTAAATAAAAACTGATGTGGTCCATCCAGGCGACTAGGAGGAATATGAGTGTCCGTAGTAGCAGACGGGTCAAAATATCACAAAACAACCAGAGAACCCAGACCGTCTATAGGAGGCCAACCATTCGAATCAGACAACTCAAGACCCTCATTTGGAATACGGAACATTTGAGCAATCTCATCAGTACTGACCATAAACGATTTCCCATTCACCACCGCGGTCAAGAATTCACCAGATTGATGAACAGTAACAGACTGATAGAATTGTATAATTTCGGGAACAAAAACCACAGAATGAACAAAGAACATACCAACCCAGTTTTGAGCCTTCAGAATTTCCAAGAAGAAATTTAGAGCTTTTTCAGATTA
Encoded here:
- the LOC141600896 gene encoding uncharacterized protein LOC141600896 translates to MTAFCWNCRGFGETDDPTIPYLHHCIRKFHPAILFLQETHSTVTVAAMKTSHLGFPNFCGVDSLGRSGGLFLCWDDSVDISVLCTDTRFIFCKLSIEAPPCTKKSMFVMFIYGEPALAYRCVVWERFSEVISGHSPFLIIGDFNQVELHCDKLGGSPTIRGQDEFLAWKLQNELIDVPFFGPRFTWTNSQKNADCIFEKLDRAYATQDWFQIFPNASLLHLPILISDHAPIILRFSQFATPSK
- the LOC141600897 gene encoding uncharacterized protein LOC141600897; this translates as MDLVTLGWNTPVTGSSMYVLSRKLASARYAILCWVIQHRLSHGINWSSVESKLDSPSDTIVNSFTANTYQTVRSEQLQRIHEQHQYWLQRVKLRKEILDGLPTRFLFNRVKQRSSKQRILALRTSDGTWIHDSADIEMEVTGYFKSLLGPPSPHNPAFPVDNYDPFLNPLDLPSLTSQDCAILSAPFTDMDVLRALRNMEGSKSPGPDGITPRFFQQAFVPGRLMSDSSVIAHEIIHYLNKTKKGSSCYAVLKLDMHKAFDRVSWHFLMEVMRHMRFPTAWRSLIWECISTVYYRILINGEPSSLARAEKMRMLTGLKISRYAPTISHLFYADDALICYKAAPKAFETLRDLFKDFESASGQMINLNKSFIKFSPNSPSDFKSHLTSILKMQSSSTFGTYLGVPIDIPRNRSQVFHPYIDNLTTRISSLSSLHLTQSSKLLVISGVLFASFYHLMAALPFPLGICRKIDSLIAAFWWRHDWKRHSIHWLKRETLQAPKEYGGLGIKNTLLLSQAMLVKNFWRIHLHPNGLLAKYLVPKYGRDLPIPTAKSRVSNSSFLWKGICRAVDEISSGICWKIGNEKQANLFNSRWVQGTVPIRNRTDTEPDPSLLDLLHPSGDWNTSAIFRRFAPATAKLIITMEPPLLDTDDFLYWKYTEDGSYSVKIGYLHLWLKSNTSSSSLKSSFPWSCIWKSPGSLKFPLLLWRLAHNIMPTSANLKERGVSLGLTCHFCGSSEENADHLFRSCNITQHVWQSSMLGLTSHANVTVPFSHWLADLVYYFSHHTSSAFDPLLYFGCVLQASWSVGNSIIFQQCPVDPSRICQLAEHLLSSHNKFPETWSSLAGLFSLPQAPAPSRQPTHNSFESVSFYVLVRRLNPNNGYRTSISDSHTGEEYTTLIRADNMLHASTRALLIAMRKARSAAFTSASFYISCRKLSAVLVRSLPVPISVRNSIHEIRHLFVIYPFWSVSLATG